The following are encoded together in the Blautia obeum ATCC 29174 genome:
- a CDS encoding glycosyltransferase family 2 protein: MQGISVVIPFYCGNSYLETMAEQLKKNINNFKSDLKNVEVEVILVNDSPWSTIDESKLSAIKQSYKIVVNKKNSGIHQSRVNGINIASCDYILLLDQDDKISENYFESQYEKAMKENADLIIANGVRKIGDKKHPIFKNIRWHKDATTLAPYVAIGNVIASPGQCLIRKNAVPVFWLKNILSENCADDMYLWMLMLGEKKRIVINSEFLYTHVATGNNFSSDEKQTIRSERKVITLLVQSGLIEKKYLRYYKKRLDMREKFMFGIKSGILAKTYYCLCEIQKRMVLIYLRNTCKIK, from the coding sequence ATGCAGGGAATATCAGTAGTTATTCCATTTTATTGTGGAAATAGTTATTTGGAAACGATGGCAGAACAATTAAAAAAAAATATTAATAATTTTAAATCTGACTTAAAAAATGTAGAGGTAGAAGTTATTTTAGTGAATGATAGTCCATGGAGTACTATTGATGAAAGTAAATTGAGTGCTATAAAGCAAAGTTATAAAATCGTTGTTAATAAAAAAAATAGTGGCATTCATCAATCAAGAGTAAATGGAATAAATATTGCTTCATGCGATTATATTTTACTTTTGGATCAGGATGATAAAATTTCTGAAAATTATTTTGAGAGTCAATACGAAAAAGCAATGAAAGAAAATGCAGATTTAATTATTGCGAATGGAGTGCGAAAGATAGGAGATAAGAAGCATCCGATTTTTAAAAATATAAGATGGCATAAAGATGCTACAACATTAGCACCATATGTAGCAATCGGAAATGTTATAGCATCTCCTGGACAATGTCTGATTAGGAAAAATGCGGTTCCTGTATTTTGGTTGAAAAATATATTGTCAGAAAATTGTGCTGATGATATGTATTTATGGATGTTGATGCTTGGCGAGAAAAAAAGAATAGTTATAAATTCAGAATTTTTATATACACATGTGGCTACAGGAAATAATTTTTCATCGGATGAGAAACAAACGATACGATCAGAACGTAAAGTAATTACGCTGTTAGTTCAAAGCGGTTTAATTGAGAAGAAATATTTGCGATACTATAAAAAAAGATTAGATATGCGCGAAAAGTTTATGTTTGGAATAAAAAGCGGTATTTTGGCAAAAACTTATTATTGTTTATGCGAAATACAGAAAAGAATGGTTCTTATTTATTTGAGGAATACATGTAAAATTAAGTAG
- a CDS encoding glycosyltransferase family 1 protein codes for MKKVLIFGLSSLYAGVEALILNYVNHLDENEYAVDLVVTERKPEYLDDKLLRNVDIRIVPNRVRNYVAYVKSMDKIVKTGGYDIIWANFCTLTDIQVLKSAQKYDVPIRIAHSHNSENMGSFLVMATHLMNKKKIIQYANKFYACSDFAGEFMFGREIVESKDYKIIPNAIEASKYRFTPEIREQIREKMQLSNKIVVGHVGRFHFQKNHTQLIKIYKKFLEKKSNSILLLVGTGNLMDEIKQLVHREGIEGNVLFLGNRSDVNDLMQAMDVLLFPSLFEGLPVTLIEAQAAGLPCVISDKITKQAQITDLIKYESLDAPLENWVDDIEQSLLIKRSDYLGTIQNAGYDVCECATWLFD; via the coding sequence GTGAAAAAAGTACTGATATTTGGATTGAGTTCTTTGTATGCTGGCGTAGAAGCTCTGATATTGAATTATGTAAATCATTTAGATGAAAATGAGTATGCTGTCGATTTGGTTGTTACAGAAAGAAAACCAGAGTATCTTGATGATAAACTTTTGCGTAATGTGGATATTAGAATTGTACCCAATCGTGTTAGAAATTATGTAGCATATGTAAAAAGTATGGATAAAATTGTGAAAACAGGTGGATATGATATTATATGGGCGAATTTTTGTACTCTTACAGACATTCAAGTTTTAAAGAGCGCTCAAAAATATGATGTTCCAATTCGAATTGCACATAGCCATAACTCTGAGAATATGGGGAGTTTCCTTGTAATGGCTACTCATCTAATGAACAAGAAAAAAATTATTCAGTATGCGAATAAATTTTATGCATGTTCAGATTTTGCAGGTGAGTTTATGTTTGGCAGGGAGATCGTTGAATCAAAAGATTACAAAATTATTCCTAATGCAATTGAAGCGTCTAAATATAGATTTACACCGGAAATCAGAGAACAGATTAGAGAAAAGATGCAACTCAGTAACAAGATTGTAGTTGGACATGTGGGGCGATTTCATTTTCAAAAGAATCATACACAATTGATAAAAATATATAAAAAATTTTTAGAGAAAAAATCTAACAGTATATTGCTGCTTGTTGGAACCGGAAATCTAATGGATGAAATTAAACAGTTAGTTCATCGTGAAGGCATCGAAGGAAATGTATTGTTTTTAGGAAATAGAAGTGATGTTAATGATTTAATGCAGGCAATGGATGTACTTTTGTTTCCATCATTATTTGAGGGGCTTCCGGTGACTTTGATAGAGGCACAGGCGGCAGGACTTCCCTGTGTGATTTCTGATAAAATAACAAAGCAGGCTCAAATTACAGATTTAATAAAATATGAAAGCCTTGATGCACCTTTGGAAAATTGGGTTGATGATATTGAACAGAGCTTGCTTATAAAACGGTCAGATTATTTAGGAACGATACAAAATGCAGGGTATGATGTATGTGAGTGCGCAACATGGCTTTTTGATTAG
- a CDS encoding sulfatase-like hydrolase/transferase: protein MNYNKEYPKAETYLSLINESDRALETLIYYLQQLDQPTMLIIFGDHYPNVEEAFYEELYGKKIEDLDLEETQLRDQTPYIIWTNYESESVQENMSANYLGAYILEKAGLSMSKYDKFLLQLKKEIPIIGMGAIEDNNGKWFDMNSLPQKYAELINNYKILQYNKIKDRKNICKGIFS from the coding sequence TTGAATTATAATAAAGAATATCCAAAGGCAGAAACCTATTTATCTTTGATTAATGAATCTGATAGGGCTTTAGAGACATTAATATATTATCTGCAACAACTGGATCAACCAACAATGCTGATTATATTTGGAGATCATTATCCTAATGTTGAAGAAGCATTTTACGAGGAATTATACGGCAAAAAAATAGAAGATCTTGATTTGGAAGAAACACAATTGAGAGATCAGACCCCATATATTATATGGACAAATTATGAAAGTGAATCAGTACAAGAAAACATGAGTGCAAATTATTTGGGTGCATATATATTGGAGAAAGCAGGACTTTCAATGTCTAAATATGATAAATTTTTATTGCAATTGAAAAAAGAAATTCCTATTATAGGCATGGGGGCAATTGAAGACAATAATGGTAAATGGTTTGATATGAATAGTCTTCCACAAAAATATGCAGAGCTTATTAATAATTATAAGATATTACAATATAATAAAATAAAAGATAGGAAAAATATATGTAAGGGTATATTTTCATAA
- a CDS encoding EamA family transporter, producing the protein MTESFRKNKKGISLMVVSSICVCVEQLLWKISAKQGIVAMLLGFCFYGVGALVMIMSYKFGKLSVLQPMLSLNYVLSIVLAAIVLKEKVSLVKCIGVLIIIGGVIMIVGGDEE; encoded by the coding sequence GTGACAGAATCTTTTCGTAAAAATAAAAAAGGTATTTCATTGATGGTGGTATCGTCAATATGCGTATGCGTTGAGCAGCTCCTGTGGAAAATTTCAGCAAAACAGGGGATTGTAGCGATGCTTCTTGGATTTTGTTTTTATGGAGTGGGAGCATTGGTGATGATTATGTCGTACAAATTTGGAAAACTTTCAGTTCTTCAGCCGATGCTGAGCCTAAATTATGTGCTTAGCATTGTGCTTGCTGCGATTGTACTAAAAGAGAAAGTTTCACTCGTAAAATGTATTGGGGTTCTGATAATTATCGGTGGAGTCATAATGATTGTAGGAGGTGATGAAGAATGA
- a CDS encoding EamA family transporter: MKNDNLFYHPDDYDFFGSVASLFLKKASGTEGLLALIKNPYLYIGGDLYLFSAVLNIWILRVLEYSVVLPLTSLTYIWTMVLSYFILKEKITKKKIGGVILILIGAICVSL; the protein is encoded by the coding sequence ATGAAGAATGACAATTTATTTTATCATCCTGATGATTATGACTTTTTTGGTTCAGTTGCTTCGTTGTTTCTGAAAAAGGCATCAGGAACAGAAGGGTTACTTGCACTGATTAAAAATCCGTATTTATATATAGGTGGAGACCTATATTTATTTTCAGCAGTTTTGAATATATGGATCTTAAGAGTTTTGGAATATTCAGTAGTATTGCCTCTTACTTCGCTGACGTATATATGGACGATGGTGTTATCTTATTTTATATTGAAGGAAAAAATAACAAAGAAAAAAATTGGTGGAGTTATTCTGATTTTGATTGGTGCGATATGTGTATCTCTTTGA